In Sphingobium amiense, a genomic segment contains:
- a CDS encoding LysR family transcriptional regulator → MDFRQIRYFVHVADFRNITRASSILRISQPALSRQMQLLEQELGTKLFHRQGHGLVLTSDGALFLDHCTRLLNQFEEVKGLFQQRRASSELTGTVGVGMPVPMMPMFADPFLGQFAKTYPGIRLRMAEGFSALLHEWLLSGSMDLALLYGMSASKVLVQERLLVEDLFLLAPAQAPFVQSGRPIALHEIGDMPMILPHRPHTLRDLVDQNGFMPSEIIEVDALTLMVELVNQGKGVTLLPGPTLNQVSHSNVAVVPLTDPGMNWDVTLCYSSLRPLSEAALAVHRCVRTEVRRLVMTGRWKARWIAGTEDVLP, encoded by the coding sequence ATGGACTTTCGACAAATACGCTACTTCGTGCATGTCGCCGACTTTCGGAATATCACCCGCGCATCCTCCATCCTGCGTATCTCCCAGCCCGCGCTCAGCCGGCAGATGCAATTGCTGGAGCAGGAATTGGGCACCAAGCTGTTTCACCGGCAGGGTCACGGCCTGGTTCTGACGTCGGACGGGGCCTTGTTCCTGGATCATTGCACCCGCCTTCTCAACCAGTTCGAGGAAGTGAAGGGCCTGTTCCAGCAGCGGCGCGCCAGTTCGGAGCTGACCGGCACCGTGGGCGTGGGGATGCCGGTGCCGATGATGCCGATGTTCGCCGACCCTTTCCTGGGGCAGTTCGCCAAGACCTATCCCGGCATCCGGCTGCGCATGGCCGAAGGTTTCAGCGCGCTGCTGCACGAATGGCTACTGAGCGGGAGCATGGACCTGGCGCTGCTCTATGGCATGAGCGCCAGCAAGGTTCTGGTGCAGGAGCGGCTGCTGGTCGAGGATCTCTTTCTGTTGGCGCCCGCCCAGGCGCCGTTCGTCCAGAGCGGCCGGCCGATCGCGCTGCACGAGATTGGCGACATGCCGATGATCCTGCCGCATCGGCCGCACACGCTGCGCGACCTTGTCGATCAGAACGGTTTCATGCCGAGCGAGATCATCGAGGTCGATGCGCTGACGCTGATGGTCGAGCTGGTCAACCAGGGCAAGGGCGTGACGCTGCTTCCGGGGCCGACGCTGAACCAGGTGTCCCACAGCAATGTCGCGGTCGTTCCCCTGACCGATCCGGGCATGAACTGGGACGTGACATTATGCTATTCGTCGCTCCGGCCGCTGAGCGAGGCGGCGCTGGCGGTGCATCGCTGCGTGCGGACGGAGGTCAGGCGGCTCGTCATGACCGGGCGCTGGAAGGCGCGGTGGATCGCCGGAACGGAGGATGTCCTGCCCTAG
- a CDS encoding MFS transporter translates to MERARNGSGWYVVGLLSLLYGLSIVDRFALALLAEPIIDAFALSASQMGLLLGVGFALLYSVTGLPLAHLLDRSVRKYVLAAGVAIWSLCTILSAFSQDFLQLLICRSGVAIGEAVLTPAAISLIADLFDQDRRRLPISVYSSVSSFMVTGSFILGAAALQVATSWSPSIGMAPWRITLLIVGAPGLVMALIFLLTVREPARHHDAGPLAQGGSTADLIAYLRANWRFYLPFYLALGSMSALLFAILSWSATLLAREHGYGTADAGYMFGLIGIGTGLVGTFLWPAIAARIDRKGRGDGLLHMILTCVVIGSLGSFLAMTVGSRLMLFVGLGLAMATFPPINTALSSLLIQGCGPAAIRARLIAINILVMNLMGYTIGPQFVGAYIDVPGNQISDAIALLAAVAGPVAAISLLVARRSFAPAGEARAPVPDMGAPSFS, encoded by the coding sequence ATGGAACGGGCACGGAACGGGTCAGGCTGGTATGTCGTCGGGCTGTTGAGCCTGCTCTACGGCCTTTCGATCGTCGACCGGTTCGCGCTGGCGTTGCTGGCCGAACCCATCATCGACGCCTTTGCACTGTCGGCGTCGCAGATGGGCCTGCTGCTGGGTGTCGGCTTTGCGCTGCTCTATTCGGTCACCGGCCTGCCGCTCGCGCATCTGCTGGACCGGAGCGTGCGCAAATATGTGCTGGCGGCGGGGGTCGCGATCTGGTCGCTGTGCACCATCCTGTCGGCCTTTTCGCAGGATTTCCTGCAATTGCTCATCTGCCGCAGCGGCGTCGCCATCGGCGAGGCGGTGCTGACACCGGCGGCGATATCGCTGATCGCCGATCTGTTCGACCAGGATCGGCGGCGCCTGCCGATCAGCGTCTATAGTTCGGTCAGCAGCTTCATGGTGACGGGCTCCTTCATCCTGGGCGCGGCGGCGCTGCAGGTCGCGACGTCGTGGAGCCCGTCGATCGGCATGGCGCCGTGGCGGATCACGCTGCTGATCGTCGGCGCGCCGGGCCTGGTCATGGCGCTGATCTTCCTGCTCACCGTGCGGGAGCCGGCGCGCCACCACGATGCGGGGCCGCTGGCGCAGGGGGGCAGCACCGCGGACCTGATCGCCTATCTGCGTGCGAACTGGCGCTTCTACCTGCCTTTCTACCTGGCGCTGGGATCGATGAGCGCCCTGCTGTTCGCCATCCTGTCCTGGTCGGCGACGCTGCTGGCGCGCGAACATGGCTATGGCACGGCCGACGCGGGCTATATGTTCGGGCTGATCGGGATCGGCACCGGGCTGGTCGGCACGTTCCTGTGGCCTGCCATCGCGGCGCGGATCGACCGCAAGGGGAGAGGCGACGGGTTGCTGCACATGATCCTGACATGCGTGGTGATCGGGTCGCTGGGATCGTTCCTGGCCATGACGGTGGGGTCGCGCCTCATGCTGTTCGTCGGCCTGGGGCTCGCGATGGCGACCTTTCCTCCGATCAACACCGCCCTGTCCTCGCTGCTGATCCAGGGATGTGGGCCGGCGGCCATCCGGGCGCGGCTGATCGCGATCAATATCCTGGTCATGAACCTGATGGGCTACACGATCGGGCCGCAGTTCGTCGGCGCCTATATCGACGTGCCGGGCAACCAGATCAGCGACGCCATCGCCTTGCTGGCGGCGGTGGCCGGCCCGGTTGCGGCGATCAGCCTGCTGGTCGCGCGACGATCCTTCGCGCCGGCCGGGGAGGCACGCGCGCCCGTCCCGGACATGGGTGCGCCCAGCTTTTCATGA
- a CDS encoding nuclear transport factor 2 family protein — MRDRDQAGPATEQALIERLSRLEDRRAIEDVVHRYCRALDRADIALFRSNFWEDGGFGPGRPTAVARDFAEPLMAAMTAKYAATHHAITTMQVDLRGDRASGETYAIVHHRSVPTAAGNAAVLGAAWIDHIDVEAAHDLVIGVRYIDRLERRGGEWRIALRTLIFDWSQVQPSNVRHFGSFTPDTPVGRRGREDLSYGDAGAASAG, encoded by the coding sequence ATGCGCGATCGGGATCAGGCCGGTCCGGCGACGGAGCAGGCCTTGATCGAACGCCTGTCGCGGCTTGAGGACAGGCGCGCGATCGAGGATGTCGTCCACCGCTATTGCCGCGCCTTGGACCGTGCCGATATTGCCCTTTTCCGGTCGAACTTCTGGGAGGATGGCGGTTTCGGGCCGGGCAGGCCGACCGCCGTCGCACGGGATTTCGCCGAGCCGCTGATGGCCGCGATGACCGCCAAATATGCGGCGACCCACCATGCCATAACGACGATGCAGGTCGATCTTCGCGGCGACCGCGCGTCGGGCGAAACCTATGCCATCGTGCACCATCGCAGCGTCCCCACCGCCGCCGGCAATGCGGCGGTGCTGGGCGCGGCGTGGATCGACCATATCGACGTCGAAGCGGCCCATGATCTGGTCATCGGCGTTCGCTACATCGACCGGTTGGAAAGGCGCGGAGGCGAATGGCGGATCGCGCTGCGGACGCTGATCTTCGACTGGTCACAGGTCCAGCCGAGCAATGTCCGCCATTTCGGTTCCTTCACGCCCGATACGCCGGTCGGTCGGCGCGGGCGGGAGGACCTGTCCTATGGCGACGCGGGAGCCGCATCAGCGGGCTGA
- a CDS encoding SDR family NAD(P)-dependent oxidoreductase produces MTGRIEGKVALITGGASGMGLATVELFLAEGAKVVVADVDEEGGGALAAAHGDRLVFARCDVTVEADVAAAVDKARSAFGTIDIMFNNAAFPGPPTGILDMTTELWDRIMNLVLRGPMLGIKHAAAAMKKAGGGAIVNTASVAALEYGWGPIAYSTAKAAVLQLTRCAAAELAEHGIRVNAICPGVIATPIFARYLGLTGQAAENARQLVIRNAAKIQPLRQAGLPEDIARACLFLSSAESRFMTGTHLVVDGGLTVGDRHSWDPAAPAPVDHIGFTPEVIEKLNAGEMP; encoded by the coding sequence ATGACCGGTCGCATCGAAGGGAAGGTCGCCCTGATCACCGGCGGCGCTTCGGGCATGGGGCTGGCGACGGTCGAACTCTTCCTGGCCGAGGGCGCGAAGGTGGTGGTCGCCGACGTGGACGAGGAAGGTGGCGGCGCGCTGGCTGCGGCGCATGGGGACAGGCTGGTGTTCGCGCGCTGCGACGTGACGGTCGAGGCGGATGTCGCAGCGGCGGTGGACAAGGCGCGGTCCGCCTTCGGCACGATCGACATCATGTTCAACAATGCCGCCTTTCCCGGACCGCCCACCGGTATCCTGGACATGACGACGGAGCTGTGGGACCGGATCATGAACCTGGTGCTGCGCGGGCCGATGCTGGGCATCAAACATGCCGCGGCGGCGATGAAGAAGGCGGGCGGCGGCGCGATCGTCAACACAGCGTCGGTCGCGGCGCTGGAATATGGCTGGGGACCGATCGCTTATTCCACGGCGAAGGCGGCGGTGCTGCAGCTTACGCGCTGCGCGGCCGCCGAGCTGGCGGAACATGGCATACGCGTCAATGCCATCTGCCCCGGCGTGATCGCGACGCCGATCTTCGCCCGCTACCTGGGCCTGACCGGCCAGGCGGCGGAAAATGCGCGGCAGCTGGTGATCCGCAACGCGGCCAAGATACAGCCGCTGCGGCAGGCCGGCCTGCCGGAGGATATCGCGCGCGCCTGCCTGTTCCTGAGCAGCGCGGAGTCCCGGTTCATGACCGGCACGCATCTGGTGGTGGATGGCGGGCTGACGGTCGGGGACCGGCATAGCTGGGATCCGGCCGCGCCCGCGCCGGTCGATCATATCGGCTTCACGCCGGAGGTGATCGAGAAGCTGAACGCAGGCGAGATGCCCTGA
- a CDS encoding LLM class flavin-dependent oxidoreductase — protein MPSSRLRFGAFVAPFHPVDENPMLWIERDLELAEWLDRLGYDEFWMGEHHSGGYEINASPEVFIAAASQRTRTIKFGTGVSSVPYHHPLMLADRMRQLDYLTRGRTMFGIGPGSLPSDAHMQGIPTSSVRDRLDASIEPLVRLLRGETVTTRNEWFTLQEARLQLLPYDEQGMEIAVASMVSPTGARAAGQWGLSMLSIGATSAGAFNGLGSNWAIAEQMAQDHGQRVDRSRWRLAGPVHVAETREKARENMRYGLAKWVDYFASVAALPFSPAPGLDPVDAMIDTGFAVIGTPDDCIAQIARLQEQSGGFGCFLQIHVPWADWAETKRSYELIARHVMPKVNGLNVNRHASEHCLRNNNALFRGELQSAQNARVAQHAAQKGEANLNPDILAMLKEKAQ, from the coding sequence ATGCCATCTTCCCGCCTTCGCTTCGGCGCCTTCGTCGCCCCCTTCCACCCGGTCGACGAGAATCCGATGCTGTGGATCGAACGCGATTTGGAACTCGCCGAGTGGCTGGATCGCCTCGGCTATGACGAGTTCTGGATGGGCGAGCATCATTCGGGTGGCTACGAGATCAACGCCAGCCCGGAAGTGTTCATCGCCGCGGCGTCGCAGCGCACCCGGACGATCAAGTTCGGCACCGGCGTATCGTCTGTCCCCTATCACCACCCGCTGATGCTGGCGGACCGGATGCGGCAGCTCGACTATCTGACGCGCGGGCGCACCATGTTCGGGATCGGGCCGGGATCGCTGCCGTCCGACGCCCATATGCAGGGCATCCCCACGTCCAGCGTCCGCGACAGGCTGGACGCATCGATCGAGCCGCTGGTGCGGTTGCTGCGCGGCGAGACGGTGACGACGCGGAACGAGTGGTTCACGCTGCAGGAGGCCCGGCTTCAACTGCTACCCTATGATGAACAGGGCATGGAGATCGCCGTCGCCAGCATGGTGTCGCCGACCGGCGCGCGGGCGGCGGGGCAGTGGGGCCTCAGCATGTTGTCGATCGGGGCGACATCCGCCGGGGCATTCAACGGGCTGGGGTCCAACTGGGCGATCGCCGAGCAGATGGCGCAGGACCATGGGCAGCGCGTCGACCGCAGCCGCTGGCGGCTGGCAGGCCCTGTCCATGTCGCGGAAACGCGGGAAAAGGCGCGGGAGAATATGCGATACGGCCTTGCCAAATGGGTCGATTATTTCGCGTCGGTCGCGGCGCTGCCGTTCAGTCCCGCGCCGGGGCTGGACCCCGTGGACGCGATGATCGACACGGGGTTTGCGGTGATCGGCACGCCGGACGACTGCATCGCGCAGATCGCCCGGTTGCAGGAACAGTCGGGGGGCTTTGGCTGTTTCCTCCAGATCCATGTCCCCTGGGCCGATTGGGCGGAAACGAAGCGATCCTACGAACTGATCGCCCGCCACGTCATGCCCAAGGTCAATGGGCTGAACGTCAACCGCCATGCGTCCGAACATTGTCTGCGCAACAATAATGCGCTGTTCCGGGGCGAATTGCAGTCCGCCCAGAATGCGCGCGTCGCGCAGCATGCGGCGCAGAAGGGGGAGGCGAATTTGAACCCCGACATACTCGCCATGCTGAAGGAGAAGGCGCAATGA
- a CDS encoding PQQ-dependent dehydrogenase, methanol/ethanol family, whose product MGRRGLAAALAGLCLAGVAVARGGGGQIRAWPAQDWPTTGGAFDAQYYSPLAQIDTRNVGRLGLAWSIDLPGEQTLESAPLVVGGILYFTGQMSKVYAVDGASGRLLWTYDPESYKYRVANQRSHFPVNRGVGYSNGRLFVGTRDGRLIAIDARSGKMLWSRQTVDEASRMYISGAPLAYKDKVVIGNGGGDYGERGYLTAYDAKTGRQTWRFHVAPGDPAKGHESDAMAMAAKTWSGEYWKRGTGGGPWNGFTYDPELDRVYIGTGNSGPYDPEARSPGGGDNLFLSSIVAVDADTGRYIWHYQVNPREAWDFKATMNIILARLTIGGRERRVLMQSPTNGFFYVIDRDTGKLLSAEKTGKVTWAERIDIATGRPVEAPNIRYADGPVTFWPSPFGTHNWQPMAFSPRTGLVYIPTIKLAARYARSPNALFEGGGTEFTLLKVDADDATGALIAWDPVAQKPRWSVRQGDLWNGGVLATGGDLVFQGDFDGYFNAFDGRSGRRLWRFDAKLGIIAAPTSYSIGGRHYVSVLVGYGGSTQSLALFTRAGWKYGAQPRRLLTFALDGRAKLPWTAPRDFTVTPIDDPALAIDQAAADRGARLYNNKGCVVCHGFNGRSSGAPAPDLQESGIAADPAALAELLHGGALAENGMPRFEELTTAEIGDLHMYVRRIARETATGKPVAPPAPSGKF is encoded by the coding sequence GTGGGGAGACGGGGCCTGGCGGCGGCGCTTGCCGGCCTGTGCCTGGCCGGCGTCGCGGTCGCGCGGGGCGGCGGTGGACAGATCAGGGCGTGGCCGGCACAGGACTGGCCGACCACCGGCGGCGCGTTCGACGCGCAATATTATAGCCCGCTGGCGCAGATCGACACGCGCAACGTGGGCAGGCTGGGCCTTGCCTGGTCGATCGACCTGCCCGGCGAACAGACGCTGGAGTCCGCGCCCCTGGTGGTGGGCGGCATCCTGTATTTTACGGGGCAGATGTCGAAGGTCTACGCCGTGGACGGCGCGAGCGGCCGGCTGCTTTGGACCTATGACCCGGAAAGCTACAAATATCGGGTCGCCAACCAGCGGTCGCATTTTCCGGTCAATCGCGGCGTCGGCTATTCGAATGGCAGGCTGTTCGTCGGCACGCGCGACGGCCGGCTGATTGCGATCGATGCCCGCAGCGGCAAGATGCTGTGGAGCCGCCAGACCGTGGACGAAGCGTCGCGCATGTATATCAGCGGCGCGCCGCTCGCCTACAAGGACAAGGTCGTCATCGGCAACGGCGGCGGCGATTATGGCGAGCGCGGCTATCTGACAGCTTATGACGCTAAGACCGGCCGGCAGACCTGGCGCTTCCACGTCGCCCCCGGCGATCCGGCCAAGGGCCATGAGAGCGACGCCATGGCGATGGCGGCCAAGACATGGAGCGGCGAATATTGGAAGCGCGGGACGGGCGGCGGGCCGTGGAACGGCTTCACCTACGATCCCGAACTCGACCGCGTCTATATCGGCACCGGCAATAGCGGCCCCTATGATCCCGAAGCACGCAGCCCCGGCGGCGGCGACAATCTGTTCCTGTCCTCGATCGTCGCGGTCGATGCCGATACCGGACGCTATATCTGGCATTATCAGGTCAATCCGCGCGAAGCCTGGGATTTCAAGGCGACGATGAACATCATCCTTGCCCGGCTGACGATCGGCGGGCGGGAACGCCGGGTGCTGATGCAGAGCCCGACCAACGGTTTCTTCTACGTGATCGACCGGGACACGGGGAAGCTGCTGTCGGCAGAGAAAACCGGCAAGGTCACCTGGGCCGAGCGGATCGACATCGCCACCGGCCGCCCGGTGGAGGCGCCCAATATCCGATATGCCGATGGACCGGTGACTTTCTGGCCCAGCCCCTTCGGCACGCATAATTGGCAGCCCATGGCGTTCAGCCCGCGCACCGGGCTGGTCTATATTCCGACGATCAAGCTGGCGGCCCGCTATGCCCGGTCGCCAAATGCGCTGTTCGAAGGGGGGGGAACCGAGTTCACGCTTCTGAAGGTCGATGCCGACGATGCGACCGGCGCGCTGATCGCCTGGGACCCGGTCGCGCAAAAGCCGCGCTGGTCCGTCAGGCAAGGCGATCTGTGGAACGGCGGCGTTCTGGCGACGGGCGGCGACCTGGTGTTCCAGGGCGATTTCGACGGCTATTTCAATGCCTTCGACGGGCGGTCCGGCAGGCGGCTGTGGCGGTTCGACGCCAAGCTGGGCATCATCGCCGCGCCGACCAGCTACAGCATAGGGGGACGGCACTATGTGTCGGTGCTGGTCGGCTATGGCGGATCGACTCAGTCGCTGGCCCTGTTCACCAGGGCCGGGTGGAAATATGGCGCGCAGCCGCGCCGGTTGCTGACCTTCGCGCTCGATGGCAGGGCGAAGCTGCCCTGGACGGCGCCGCGCGACTTCACCGTCACCCCGATCGACGACCCGGCGCTGGCGATCGACCAAGCGGCGGCGGACCGTGGCGCGCGGCTTTACAACAACAAGGGCTGCGTCGTGTGTCACGGCTTCAACGGTCGATCGTCCGGCGCGCCTGCGCCCGACCTCCAGGAATCGGGCATCGCGGCCGATCCGGCGGCGCTCGCCGAATTGCTGCACGGCGGGGCGCTCGCCGAAAACGGCATGCCCAGGTTCGAGGAACTGACCACGGCCGAGATCGGGGACCTGCACATGTATGTGCGGCGCATCGCGCGCGAGACGGCGACGGGCAAGCCGGTCGCGCCGCCCGCGCCTTCGGGCAAATTCTAG
- a CDS encoding cytochrome P450: MRTSILPTAAADGDMLSLVHRLGDPAFFLAPQFHPLLRELRRSAPVAWTQAWEDRGFWSVTRYHDIREVLNQPQLFSSQEYGSQMPTDPHMYDTAEARQAGGVGLIPTFTDGQIHDDIRKAVYKPFGPAQVAKLTELCQQVCDELIDGVIDRGECEFVGDVAARVPMYIICMMLGLPRADWDMLHSSVNSAINNEDPDVQLGDTPLETFRIAQKFQIDYLRDAIRARRASPTDDLIARSALAKIGDDLVPEENILWWCWSFLLGGFETSRNVISEGLLALINHPAQAERLRLAPEGEREAAEEMVRWTTPSPQMLRVATADTVIAGQPIKKGDWLIAWLASANRDETVFENPYMLDLERKPNPHLSFGYGTHNCIGRYIALLEIRRIIMTALQRLKNMEVAGEIDRVASCFGMGIKRMPIRFQAR; encoded by the coding sequence ATGAGGACATCCATTCTACCGACGGCAGCGGCGGACGGCGACATGTTGTCGCTGGTTCATCGGCTGGGCGATCCCGCCTTCTTCCTGGCGCCGCAATTCCATCCGCTGCTGCGCGAACTGCGCCGCAGCGCGCCGGTCGCCTGGACCCAGGCCTGGGAAGATCGCGGCTTCTGGTCGGTGACGCGCTATCACGACATTCGCGAGGTGCTGAACCAGCCTCAGCTATTCTCCTCGCAGGAATATGGCAGCCAGATGCCGACCGATCCGCATATGTACGACACGGCCGAGGCGCGCCAGGCAGGCGGCGTGGGGCTGATCCCCACCTTCACCGACGGCCAGATCCACGACGACATCCGCAAGGCGGTCTACAAGCCGTTCGGGCCGGCCCAGGTCGCCAAGCTGACGGAGCTTTGCCAGCAGGTCTGCGACGAGCTGATCGACGGCGTCATCGACCGGGGCGAATGCGAGTTCGTCGGCGACGTCGCGGCGCGCGTGCCGATGTACATCATCTGCATGATGCTGGGCCTGCCGCGCGCCGACTGGGACATGCTGCACAGTTCGGTGAACAGCGCGATCAACAACGAAGACCCCGACGTCCAGCTTGGCGATACGCCGCTCGAAACCTTCCGCATCGCCCAGAAATTCCAGATCGACTATCTGCGCGACGCGATCCGGGCGCGGCGGGCATCGCCCACGGACGACCTGATCGCCCGCTCTGCACTGGCCAAGATCGGCGACGATCTGGTGCCGGAAGAGAATATCCTGTGGTGGTGCTGGTCCTTCCTGCTGGGCGGGTTCGAGACGTCGCGCAACGTGATTTCGGAAGGACTGCTGGCGCTGATCAACCATCCCGCCCAGGCCGAGCGGCTGCGCCTGGCGCCGGAGGGCGAGCGCGAAGCGGCGGAAGAAATGGTGCGCTGGACCACGCCGTCGCCCCAGATGCTGCGGGTAGCGACCGCCGACACGGTGATCGCGGGCCAGCCGATCAAGAAGGGCGACTGGCTGATCGCCTGGCTGGCATCGGCCAACCGCGACGAGACGGTGTTCGAAAATCCCTATATGCTCGACCTGGAGCGCAAGCCCAATCCGCATTTGTCCTTCGGCTATGGCACGCATAATTGCATCGGCCGCTATATCGCGCTGCTCGAAATCCGCCGCATCATCATGACCGCGCTCCAGCGGCTGAAGAATATGGAGGTTGCCGGCGAGATCGACCGGGTCGCGTCCTGCTTCGGCATGGGCATCAAGCGCATGCCGATCCGTTTCCAGGCGCGATAG
- a CDS encoding TonB-dependent receptor — protein sequence MKKAVSALLSGISMLVVGGIAAPASAQDAPQATDNVGLQDIVVTAQKQAQNMQDVPISVAAVTAQALTDLNATTLQGLQGSVPNLQVGTNGTKSQSSVYTIRGIGIIEPDPYAGNTVSIVIDGIPQFFSMGALADIYDVERVEVLRGPQGTLFGANTTGGVVNVINTQPQKDFGGKLDVTYGNYDQFRAAGALNVPINEQLAARVVISHDQRDGYIRNVVDGRDLGRRNSTLFRGALKYSPNAGFDLTLSGEYVRARNGAPVVIQGALPGEAAYVPTGFRNQYASPCSAVGQRCKAPDKYVGAQTFGPLDANGNVVDPIKDESNLDSYRASLTLNVYDTAIGDITAITGYRSFTLLDYTDEGASTVWQADTRRRTKAWQMSQELRTAVDLTDRIKLQVGGFAMWDHYKQLGILRLNFSGPTTYDFATDTVTYSFPGLHQSSSQDQDNYSISGFAQAYFDLTDQLRLQAGIRYTHEQTSMLASTRTTLSASGITTQDGIDPATGQPNSIDFGSVAPPRGKKSWNNVGWKLGLDYKPTDDLMLYGYWARGFKSGGFVGRLSLASDLGPYDPEYVDTFEVGVKADLFDRRLRANLTGFYTDYRDMQLSQIYFINDPVTGSTVGSTIINAASSHIKGIEAELTAVPVTGLTLSAALAYLDAKYADFQYQLGTGGSIDMKGERLQNAPKWSSSVDASYEFPIGDMTGRLHAQYNYQSEKLLANIIDAPRARIQPQHIVNANIDLEINDHFRVGLYATNLLNKHYISVASDFVGVLAPLSYAPPRMYGISAGYKF from the coding sequence GTGAAGAAAGCTGTTTCAGCCCTGTTGTCGGGCATTTCGATGCTTGTCGTGGGCGGCATCGCCGCGCCGGCGTCGGCACAGGACGCACCGCAGGCGACGGACAATGTCGGCCTGCAGGACATCGTCGTGACCGCGCAGAAGCAGGCGCAAAACATGCAGGACGTGCCGATTTCCGTCGCGGCCGTTACCGCGCAGGCGCTGACCGATCTGAACGCGACGACGCTGCAGGGGCTGCAGGGATCGGTTCCCAACCTGCAGGTCGGCACCAACGGCACCAAGTCCCAAAGCTCCGTCTATACCATTCGCGGCATCGGCATCATCGAGCCGGACCCCTATGCCGGCAACACGGTGAGCATCGTCATCGACGGCATTCCGCAATTCTTCTCGATGGGCGCGCTCGCCGACATTTACGATGTGGAACGGGTCGAGGTGCTGCGCGGACCGCAGGGGACGCTGTTCGGGGCCAACACCACTGGCGGCGTCGTCAATGTCATCAACACCCAGCCGCAGAAGGATTTCGGCGGCAAGCTGGACGTCACCTACGGCAATTACGACCAGTTCCGGGCGGCGGGCGCTCTCAACGTGCCGATCAACGAGCAGCTTGCCGCGCGCGTGGTGATCTCGCACGACCAGCGGGACGGCTATATCAGGAACGTGGTCGACGGGCGGGACCTGGGCCGGCGCAATTCCACCCTGTTTCGGGGCGCGCTGAAATACAGCCCCAATGCCGGTTTCGACCTGACCCTGTCCGGCGAATATGTGCGCGCCCGCAACGGCGCGCCGGTCGTGATCCAGGGGGCGCTGCCGGGCGAGGCGGCCTATGTGCCGACGGGTTTCCGCAACCAATATGCATCGCCCTGCTCGGCGGTCGGCCAGCGGTGCAAGGCGCCGGACAAATATGTGGGCGCGCAGACGTTCGGGCCGCTCGATGCCAACGGCAATGTCGTCGACCCGATCAAGGACGAAAGCAATCTGGACAGCTATCGCGCGTCGCTGACGCTGAACGTCTACGATACCGCGATCGGCGACATTACCGCGATCACCGGCTATCGGTCCTTCACGTTGCTGGACTATACGGACGAGGGCGCATCGACCGTCTGGCAGGCGGACACGCGTCGCCGCACCAAGGCATGGCAGATGAGCCAGGAGTTGCGCACCGCGGTCGACCTGACCGATCGGATCAAGCTGCAGGTCGGCGGCTTCGCCATGTGGGACCATTACAAGCAGCTGGGCATATTGCGGCTCAATTTCTCCGGGCCGACCACCTATGATTTCGCCACCGATACCGTGACCTACAGCTTCCCCGGCCTGCACCAGTCCAGTTCGCAGGATCAGGACAATTATTCGATTTCGGGCTTCGCGCAGGCCTATTTCGACCTGACCGACCAGCTTCGCCTGCAGGCGGGCATCCGCTACACGCACGAACAGACGAGCATGCTGGCCTCCACCCGCACCACGCTGTCGGCCAGCGGCATCACGACGCAGGACGGCATCGATCCGGCGACCGGCCAGCCCAACAGCATCGATTTCGGATCGGTCGCGCCGCCGCGCGGCAAGAAGAGCTGGAACAATGTCGGCTGGAAGCTGGGCCTGGATTACAAGCCCACCGACGACCTGATGCTCTACGGCTATTGGGCGCGCGGCTTCAAATCTGGTGGCTTTGTGGGACGGCTGTCGCTCGCGTCCGACCTTGGCCCCTATGACCCGGAATATGTCGATACGTTCGAAGTGGGCGTGAAGGCCGATCTGTTCGATCGCCGGCTGCGGGCCAACCTGACCGGATTCTACACCGACTATCGCGACATGCAGCTGTCGCAGATCTACTTCATCAACGATCCGGTCACGGGCAGCACGGTCGGGTCCACGATCATCAACGCCGCCAGCTCGCACATCAAGGGCATAGAGGCGGAGTTGACGGCGGTGCCGGTCACCGGCCTGACATTGAGCGCCGCACTGGCCTATCTCGACGCGAAATATGCCGATTTCCAGTATCAGCTGGGCACCGGCGGTTCGATCGACATGAAGGGCGAGCGGCTGCAGAACGCGCCCAAATGGTCGTCGTCTGTCGATGCCAGCTACGAATTCCCGATCGGCGACATGACCGGCCGGCTTCATGCGCAGTATAATTATCAGAGCGAGAAGCTGCTCGCGAACATCATCGACGCGCCGCGCGCGCGCATCCAGCCGCAGCATATCGTGAACGCGAATATCGACCTGGAGATCAACGATCATTTCCGGGTCGGGCTGTACGCGACGAACCTGCTCAACAAGCATTATATCAGCGTGGCAAGCGACTTCGTCGGCGTGCTTGCGCCCCTCTCCTATGCGCCGCCCAGGATGTACGGCATTTCGGCGGGGTATAAATTCTGA